A single genomic interval of Bos indicus isolate NIAB-ARS_2022 breed Sahiwal x Tharparkar chromosome 5, NIAB-ARS_B.indTharparkar_mat_pri_1.0, whole genome shotgun sequence harbors:
- the LOC139183132 gene encoding ras-related protein Rab-32 translates to MAGGGAGDPGRGAAAAAAPPETSEHLFKVLVIGELGVGKTSIIKRYVHQLFSQHYRATIGVDFALRVLNWDSRTLVRLQLWDIAGQERFGNMTRVYYKEAVGAFIVFDISRGSTFDAVLKWKSDLDSKVHLPNGSPIPAVLLANKCDQKKDSGQTPSQMDQFCKEHGFTGWFETSAKDNVNIDEAARFLVENILANHQSFPNEENDGRIKLEEETVKKESKTQCC, encoded by the coding sequence ATGGCTGGCGGCGGAGCTGGGGACCCGGGCCGGGGGGCGGCCGCCGCCGCGGCGCCGCCGGAGACCAGTGAGCACCTCTTCAAGGTGCTGGTCATCGGCGAACTCGGCGTGGGCAAGACCAGCATCATCAAGCGCTACGTCCACCAGCTCTTCTCCCAGCACTACCGGGCCACCATCGGGGTGGACTTCGCCCTCAGGGTCCTCAACTGGGACAGCAGGACGCTGGTGCGCCTGCAGCTATGGGACATCGCGGGACAGGAGCGTTTTGGCAACATGACCCGAGTATATTACAAAGAAGCTGTTGGTGCCTTCATTGTCTTTGATATTTCGAGAGGTTCCACGTTTGATgctgttttaaaatggaaaagtgaTCTGGATAGTAAAGTACATCTTCCAAACGGCAGCCCTATTCCTGCTGTCCTTTTAGCTAACAAATGTGACCAGAAAAAGGACAGTGGCCAGACTCCTTCCCAGATGGACCAGTTCTGCAAAGAACATGGCTTCACAGGATGGTTTGAAACCTCTGCGAAGGATAATGTCAACATCGATGAAGCAGCCCGGTTCCTGGTGGAGAACATTCTTGCCAACCACCAAAGCTTCCCTAATGAAGAAAACGATGGCAGGATTAAACTGGAAGAGGAGACTGTGAAAAAAGAGAGCAAGACCCAGTGTTGCTGA